In Methanobrevibacter sp. V74, the sequence AAAAGATGCTCAAATTAACACTCTTTCAAGAACAATTGATGAATATAAAATTAAAATTCTTAAATTAGAAAATGATGTTGAAGCTCAAGCACAAATTTTAGAGCTTGAAAAGCAAATTGAGCTTAAAAATAATGAAATTCGTATTAAAGAAAGTGAAATTGCTCAAATTAATACTGAATTCGATATGTTAAAACAACAAACAATTCCTAGAGATGAATATATTTCCCTTCAAACTCAATTCACCTCTGAAATTAATGCGATGAACACTGAAATCGAAGATTTAAAACATGACTCTATCCCTAAAAAAGACTATGAAGATTTACAGTCTAAATTTAGTCATGAAATTAAATCTTTAGATGGTCAACTTGCGGAGTTACAGGAAAATTCTGTTCCTAAACAAGATTACATCAATCTTCAAGAAAGATTTGATAGTGAAATTGATGCTAGAAATAGTGAAATTAACTATTTAAAGGAAAGGTCTGTTTCTAAAGAGGATTATATTAATCTTCAAAATGAATTGCAAACTGAACTCAATGCTCGTGAAAGCGAACTTCGTTATTTAAAAGAACATTCTGTTTCACGTGAAGACTATATTAGGCTTCAAAGTGAGTTACAAAGAAAAGAAGATAAAATCGTAAGATTAGAAGAAATTAATAATTTCTTTAATGATTTGCAAGAGGAACAAGAAGCTTATGAAACTCAGGAAGCTACTCCTCCTTTCAGATTAGAGAAAAAACAGGGCAGATAACTTTGCCAAATTATTTTTTTCATTTTTCATATATTCATTATCTTCATGTATATTCTATTTTAATTCCTTACATATTTTTTAGATATTCTTTCATTTAATTAATCCTAATGCCAATTATTTGGCAGTTTCATATAATTTCAATTAGAATGCTCTTCGCTCAATTCAATATTTCAAGAGTCATTTTCATATGGATTTTCCAATTCATCTTTTTCTTACTTTAATTTACTTTATATCGCAAAGTATTTATATAACCTTAAACTCATGTATTATGTAGAAAGGTTTTGTCAACACTATAACTTATTTTCTCATGTTGATGTTTAAACTGATCTAATTATTTATAAACTAAAAAAGGTGATTATTAATGGCACAAGGACAACCAATTTTTATTTTACCTGAAGGTACTAACAGGTCTGTCGGTAAAGATGCACAAAGAAATAACATTTTAGCTGGTAAAGTATTAGCTGAAACTGTAAGAACTACTTTAGGTCCAAAAGGAATGGACAAAATGTTAGTCGATGGACTTGGAGATATTGTTGTAACCAATGATGGTGTAACCATCTTGAAAGAAATGGATATTGAGCATCCTGCAGCAAAAATGCTTGTGGAAGTAGCAAAAACCCAAGAAGATGAAGTTGGGGATGGAACTACAACTGCAGTAATTATTGCTGGTGAATTATTAAAAAAATCTGAAGGATTACTTGATTCTGATATCCACCCAACAATCATAGCTATGGGATACAGAAAAGCCGCTGAAAAAGCACAAGAAATCTTAGATGAAATCGCAATCGATGAAGTAGATTCTGAAACCTTAATGAAAGTAGCTATGACTGCTATGACTGGTAAAGGAACTGAAGCAGCACGTGAACCATTAGCAAAATTAATCGTAGATGCTGTTGAAGCTGTAGCAGAAAACGGCGTAGTTGATGCTGATAACATCAAAATCGAGAAAAAAGATGGAGCTGTTGTTGAAGAATCTAACTTAGTTGAAGGTGTAATCGTAGATAAAGAAAGAGTACACCCAGGTATGCCATCTGAAATCAAAGATGCTAAAATCGCATTGGTTAACGCACCATTGGAAGTAAAAGAAACTGAAGTTGATGCTGAAATCAGAATTACTGATCCTGCTCAAATGCAAGCTTTCATTGAACAAGAAGAAAAAATGGTTAAAGATATGGTGGATAAAGTGGTTGATGCTGGTGCAAATGTATTATTTGCAC encodes:
- the thsA gene encoding thermosome subunit alpha; translation: MAQGQPIFILPEGTNRSVGKDAQRNNILAGKVLAETVRTTLGPKGMDKMLVDGLGDIVVTNDGVTILKEMDIEHPAAKMLVEVAKTQEDEVGDGTTTAVIIAGELLKKSEGLLDSDIHPTIIAMGYRKAAEKAQEILDEIAIDEVDSETLMKVAMTAMTGKGTEAAREPLAKLIVDAVEAVAENGVVDADNIKIEKKDGAVVEESNLVEGVIVDKERVHPGMPSEIKDAKIALVNAPLEVKETEVDAEIRITDPAQMQAFIEQEEKMVKDMVDKVVDAGANVLFAQKGIDDLAQHYLSKAGVLAVRRVKKSDIEKLSRATGANVITNLDDLTADDLGIAGTVEERKISGEEMIFVEECSGAKSVTLFVRGSTKHIVDEIVRAIEDAIGVVAATIEDDEVVAGGGAPEIAMAKKLKDYAESISGREQLAVNAFAEALEIVPKTLAENAGLDSIDSLVDLRAAQEKSFYMGLDVFTGKVADMKEAGVIEPKRVKKQAIQSASESAEMILRIDDVIASTKGPEDMGMDPSAMGGMPPMM